One window of Flavobacteriales bacterium genomic DNA carries:
- a CDS encoding peptide chain release factor 3 translates to MGQHEEIAKRRTFAIISHPDAGKTTLTEKFLLYGGAIQTAGAVKSNKIRKGATSDFMEIERQRGISVSTSVMTFAYEGTLMNLLDTPGHKDFAEDTYRTLTAVDSVVLVIDSTKGVEAQTERLMEVCRMRNTPVIIFINKLDLEGRDPFSLLDELEEKLSIRVRPLSWPIGVGATFQGVYDLYDHDLRIFEASKTKKEIASTQFKDLADPRLDALLGSEPATELRNDIELVNGVYDPLDLEAYRRGELAPVFFGSAFNNFGVREVLDTFVRIAPPPGPRETDQGKVDPEAKEFSGFIFKIHANLDPNHRDRVAFLRICSGHFKRNTFYQNVRSGKSLRFANPTAFLAAQKSLVEEAWPGDVIGLFDTGNFKIGDTLTEGSTFNFRGIPSFSPELFRELVNLDPMRSKQLDKGIRQLTEEGVAQLFTQQPGNKKIVGCVGELQFEVIRYRLEHEYGAECSFQAIQAHKACWLTSSDPAALREFIRIKNNQVVYDKDENPVFMAPSAYMLELEERNNPEIEFHLTNEFKTLQA, encoded by the coding sequence ATGGGCCAGCACGAAGAAATAGCCAAACGGCGCACGTTCGCCATCATCAGCCACCCCGATGCCGGCAAGACCACGCTGACGGAGAAATTCCTGCTCTACGGCGGTGCGATCCAGACCGCCGGAGCGGTAAAGAGCAACAAGATCCGCAAGGGCGCCACCAGCGATTTCATGGAGATCGAGCGGCAACGCGGGATCTCCGTGAGCACGTCCGTGATGACCTTCGCCTACGAGGGCACGCTGATGAACCTGCTCGACACCCCCGGCCACAAGGACTTCGCCGAGGACACATACCGGACGCTCACCGCCGTGGACAGCGTGGTGCTGGTGATCGATTCCACGAAGGGCGTGGAAGCGCAGACCGAGCGGCTGATGGAGGTGTGCCGCATGCGCAACACGCCGGTGATCATCTTCATCAACAAGCTGGATCTGGAGGGGCGCGACCCCTTTTCACTGCTTGATGAACTGGAGGAGAAGCTCTCGATCAGGGTGCGGCCCCTGAGCTGGCCCATCGGCGTTGGCGCCACCTTCCAAGGGGTGTACGACCTGTACGACCACGACCTCAGAATATTCGAGGCCAGTAAGACCAAGAAGGAGATCGCCAGTACACAGTTCAAGGACCTCGCCGATCCCCGCTTGGACGCGCTATTGGGCAGCGAACCCGCCACCGAGCTCCGCAATGACATTGAATTGGTGAACGGCGTGTATGACCCATTGGACCTGGAAGCCTACCGGCGCGGCGAGTTGGCACCGGTCTTCTTCGGCAGCGCCTTCAACAACTTCGGCGTGCGGGAAGTGCTGGACACCTTCGTCCGCATCGCGCCTCCGCCCGGCCCGCGGGAGACCGACCAGGGAAAGGTCGACCCGGAGGCCAAGGAATTCAGCGGTTTCATCTTCAAGATCCACGCGAACCTCGACCCCAACCACCGGGACCGGGTGGCCTTCCTTCGCATCTGTTCAGGCCACTTCAAGCGGAACACCTTCTACCAGAACGTCCGCTCGGGGAAGTCGCTGCGGTTCGCCAACCCGACCGCCTTCCTCGCCGCCCAGAAATCCTTGGTGGAAGAGGCGTGGCCCGGAGATGTGATCGGGCTATTCGACACCGGTAATTTCAAGATCGGCGACACCCTCACCGAGGGGTCGACGTTCAACTTCCGCGGTATCCCCTCCTTCTCCCCGGAGCTGTTCCGGGAGTTGGTGAACCTGGACCCCATGCGCAGCAAGCAGTTGGACAAAGGCATCCGCCAGCTCACCGAGGAAGGCGTGGCGCAGCTCTTCACCCAACAGCCCGGCAACAAGAAGATCGTTGGTTGCGTGGGCGAACTGCAGTTCGAGGTGATCCGCTACCGGCTGGAGCACGAGTACGGTGCCGAGTGCTCCTTCCAGGCCATACAGGCGCACAAGGCCTGTTGGCTCACGAGCAGCGATCCCGCAGCGCTCCGGGAATTCATCCGGATCAAGAATAACCAAGTGGTATACGACAAGGACGAGAACCCGGTCTTCATGGCACCGTCAGCGTATATGCTGGAACTGGAAGAGCGGAACAACCCCGAGATCGAATTCCACTTGACGAACGAATTCAAGACGCTCCAAGCCTGA
- a CDS encoding DUF5106 domain-containing protein produces MLKNILLLALAATSCMSQAQDKRRLQFSIDGTAHDTLYLANYFGNKLYYSDTTVANAKGVSVFERPNGYKAGVYALVVPGPKYFEFIVNEPVIEMKSDTGALNEHLVVQRSDENKLFQAYVLFLGAKKAEADEVSKLREATEDPIAKAGFKDKLKKLETEITDYQKKLVAENPGTYVASIVKMSIAPEQTEVRKPDGTLDSAATYYGYRAHFWDNTDLKDPRNMRTPVFQNKFDEYIGKVVPQIPDTINKCADDLIRRMDDGGDLFKFAVNGITYKYETSDIMGMDAVFVHMAQTYYCPSDGSKSRATWMDKEKLDKLCERARKEAPLIIGAKGKDIILTDTTEQNWISYYKMPQKYVLIIFWDPHCGHCKKVLPKLHEDWKAKLKPLDVGAFSVAKATDSTLFADWRKFIKENDLDWTNVGLTWHVFAEAKVASYKFIPQFTTIESLNYAETWDVYSTPKFFLMDKDRKIVGKQLDVDQMVELIKSLNKREAEMK; encoded by the coding sequence ATGTTGAAGAACATCCTCCTACTGGCGCTCGCTGCAACGTCGTGCATGTCCCAAGCGCAGGACAAGCGGCGCCTGCAATTCTCCATTGACGGTACGGCCCACGATACGTTGTACCTCGCCAATTACTTCGGCAACAAACTCTATTACTCGGACACCACCGTGGCCAATGCCAAGGGTGTCAGCGTCTTTGAAAGACCCAATGGCTACAAGGCGGGGGTCTATGCCTTAGTAGTTCCCGGCCCGAAATACTTCGAGTTCATCGTGAACGAGCCCGTGATCGAAATGAAGAGCGATACCGGTGCTTTGAACGAGCACCTCGTGGTGCAGCGCTCCGACGAGAACAAGCTGTTCCAGGCTTACGTGCTTTTCCTCGGTGCTAAAAAGGCCGAGGCCGATGAAGTGAGCAAATTGAGGGAGGCCACCGAGGACCCCATCGCAAAGGCGGGCTTCAAGGACAAGTTGAAGAAATTGGAGACCGAGATCACTGACTACCAGAAGAAGCTGGTGGCGGAAAACCCGGGGACCTACGTGGCCAGCATCGTGAAGATGAGCATCGCGCCGGAACAGACCGAGGTGCGCAAACCCGACGGCACGTTGGACAGTGCTGCCACCTACTACGGTTACCGGGCGCACTTCTGGGACAACACCGACCTGAAAGACCCACGGAACATGCGCACGCCGGTGTTCCAGAACAAGTTCGACGAATACATCGGCAAAGTGGTGCCGCAGATCCCGGACACCATCAACAAATGCGCTGACGACCTGATCCGCCGGATGGACGATGGCGGCGACCTCTTCAAGTTCGCGGTGAACGGCATCACGTACAAGTACGAGACCAGCGACATCATGGGCATGGACGCGGTGTTCGTACACATGGCCCAGACCTACTACTGCCCCAGCGACGGGAGCAAGAGCCGCGCGACCTGGATGGACAAGGAGAAGCTGGACAAGCTCTGCGAGCGCGCCCGCAAGGAAGCACCGCTGATCATCGGCGCGAAAGGCAAGGATATCATCCTGACGGACACCACCGAGCAGAACTGGATCAGCTACTACAAGATGCCACAGAAGTATGTGCTGATCATCTTCTGGGACCCGCATTGTGGCCACTGCAAAAAGGTCCTGCCCAAGCTGCATGAGGACTGGAAGGCGAAGTTGAAGCCGTTGGACGTGGGCGCCTTCTCCGTCGCCAAAGCGACGGACAGCACACTCTTCGCCGACTGGAGGAAATTCATCAAGGAGAACGACTTGGACTGGACGAACGTGGGCCTCACTTGGCACGTCTTCGCCGAGGCCAAGGTCGCGTCCTACAAGTTCATCCCCCAGTTCACCACCATCGAAAGCCTGAACTACGCAGAGACTTGGGACGTGTACAGCACCCCGAAGTTCTTCCTGATGGACAAGGACCGGAAGATCGTGGGCAAGCAGCTTGACGTGGACCAGATGGTGGAGCTGATCAAGTCCCTGAACAAG